From Bacteroidota bacterium, one genomic window encodes:
- a CDS encoding ABC transporter permease, producing the protein MLKYIVRRLLLFIPTLITISLFTFFISVNAPGDPVDIILNRGEGSEAMQSQKPAKEKEYIALRHELGFDLPLFYFSLTDATVPDTLYKIPNPEHRATLKRLANEYGNWSTVSAFYLAERKVESDLFASEKNSLNYSSLSDYRFLINELFLQHDETKINLLVEKFSTAPLASVHDLKIAFLKLSSGKNPYRKYIPAIHWYGLRNQYHHWLVNFFSGDFGVSYQDKRPVSESLWEALPRTLGISLTSILLAYLIAIPLGVHSAIKKGTRSEKTLTTTLFLLYSLPNFWIATLLVIFLCGGDFLSWFPAPGSPPIAEDASIGYKLLEGTYRLLLPLFCWTYGSLAFVSRQMRGGILQNITQDYIQTARAKGLDEKKVIWKHALKNSLLPVITLFGSIFPLAISGSFVIETIFNIPGMGKLSLDALYSRDYPIIFSVMMFTAMLTLLGNLVSDILYALVDPRISYTKKP; encoded by the coding sequence ATGCTGAAATATATTGTCAGAAGATTATTACTTTTTATTCCCACGCTCATTACTATTTCTCTTTTCACATTTTTTATTTCGGTGAATGCACCCGGTGACCCGGTTGATATTATACTGAATCGCGGAGAAGGAAGCGAAGCAATGCAGTCGCAAAAACCGGCAAAAGAAAAAGAATACATCGCGCTCCGTCACGAACTCGGATTTGATTTGCCACTGTTTTATTTCTCACTTACCGATGCAACTGTTCCTGATACGCTTTACAAAATTCCAAACCCGGAACACCGCGCAACGCTCAAGCGACTGGCAAATGAATACGGAAACTGGTCAACGGTTTCTGCTTTTTATCTGGCAGAAAGAAAAGTGGAATCGGATTTATTTGCTTCTGAAAAAAATTCATTGAACTACTCATCCCTGTCGGATTACCGCTTCCTCATAAATGAATTATTTCTTCAGCACGATGAAACAAAAATAAATTTGCTCGTTGAAAAATTCTCTACGGCTCCGCTGGCGAGCGTGCACGATTTGAAAATTGCTTTCCTGAAACTTTCTTCCGGAAAAAATCCATACAGGAAATATATTCCTGCAATTCACTGGTACGGTTTGCGCAATCAATACCATCACTGGCTTGTGAATTTTTTTTCAGGCGACTTCGGGGTTTCGTACCAGGATAAACGCCCTGTGAGCGAATCACTGTGGGAAGCGCTTCCGCGCACGCTCGGAATCAGTTTAACTTCCATTCTTCTCGCCTATCTCATTGCCATTCCGCTGGGAGTTCACTCGGCAATAAAAAAAGGAACACGCAGCGAAAAAACCCTCACCACTACCCTGTTCCTTCTTTATTCACTTCCGAATTTCTGGATTGCAACCCTACTGGTGATTTTTTTATGCGGAGGAGATTTTCTTTCGTGGTTTCCTGCGCCCGGCTCTCCGCCAATTGCCGAGGACGCTTCCATCGGATATAAATTACTGGAAGGAACGTACCGCTTGCTTCTTCCGCTCTTTTGCTGGACCTACGGCTCGCTCGCTTTTGTTTCGCGGCAGATGCGCGGAGGAATTCTGCAAAACATCACGCAGGATTATATTCAAACGGCAAGAGCGAAAGGACTGGATGAAAAAAAAGTTATCTGGAAACATGCGCTGAAAAATTCCCTTCTGCCTGTCATCACTTTATTCGGAAGCATTTTTCCGCTGGCAATCTCCGGTTCGTTTGTGATTGAAACTATTTTTAATATTCCGGGAATGGGCAAATTAAGTTTGGACGCGCTTTACTCGCGCGACTACCCTATAATTTTTTCCGTGATGATGTTCACCGCCATGCTCACGCTGCTCGGCAATCTGGTTTCAGATATTCTTTACGCGCTTGTTGACCCGCGCATTTCCTATACGAAAAAACCGTGA